A genomic stretch from Oleomonas cavernae includes:
- a CDS encoding phosphotransferase enzyme family protein, whose amino-acid sequence MPGEYGDAVLADLDAMVRDGLHRWGLSPGASIRLLNISENATYRIDDGTRCMVLRLHRLGYRTVPEIESELHWIQALRAGAVVETPAPIPAADGRLVQSLPSPGGLPSRFAVGFELVPGAEPAQGADLVDWFRILGRLTAAMHGHTKAWTPPPGFTRKAWDFAAIFGPEPIWGDWRSGLGLDDAGRALAARAVDVIERRLLAFGRGRDRFGLIHADLRLANLLVDGAHLRVIDFDDCGFGWYAHDFATAVSFFEHEPIVPELMDAWVGGYRGRAHLSAEDEAELPMFVMLRRLMLVAWVASHAETPTAQAMGTAYTQGALDMAENFLARFG is encoded by the coding sequence ATGCCTGGGGAATATGGCGACGCGGTGCTGGCGGACCTCGACGCCATGGTGCGCGACGGCCTTCACCGCTGGGGCCTGTCACCCGGCGCCAGCATCAGGCTCCTGAACATTTCCGAGAACGCGACCTATCGGATCGACGACGGCACCCGCTGCATGGTCCTGCGCCTGCACCGCCTGGGCTATCGCACGGTGCCGGAGATCGAATCCGAACTGCACTGGATCCAGGCCCTGCGCGCCGGCGCGGTGGTCGAGACGCCGGCGCCGATCCCCGCCGCCGACGGCCGACTGGTGCAGTCCCTGCCATCGCCCGGCGGCCTGCCCTCGCGCTTCGCCGTCGGCTTCGAACTGGTGCCGGGGGCGGAACCGGCCCAGGGCGCCGATCTGGTCGACTGGTTCCGTATCCTAGGCCGCCTGACCGCGGCCATGCACGGCCATACCAAGGCCTGGACGCCGCCGCCGGGCTTCACCCGCAAGGCCTGGGATTTCGCGGCGATCTTTGGGCCCGAGCCGATCTGGGGCGACTGGCGGTCGGGCCTGGGGCTGGACGATGCCGGCCGGGCCCTGGCGGCCCGGGCGGTCGATGTGATCGAACGGCGCTTGCTCGCCTTCGGCAGGGGGCGGGACCGCTTCGGCCTTATCCATGCCGACCTGCGTCTGGCCAACCTGCTGGTCGACGGCGCCCATCTGCGGGTGATCGATTTCGACGATTGCGGCTTTGGCTGGTACGCCCATGATTTCGCTACCGCGGTCAGCTTCTTCGAGCACGAGCCGATCGTGCCTGAACTGATGGATGCCTGGGTCGGCGGCTATCGCGGGCGTGCCCATCTCAGTGCCGAGGACGAGGCCGAACTGCCGATGTTCGTCATGCTGCGCCGCCTGATGCTGGTCGCCTGGGTCGCCTCCCACGCCGAGACGCCGACCGCGCAAGCCATGGGCACCGCCTATACGCAGGGCGCGCTCGACATGGCGGAGAATTTCCTGGCCCGGTTCGGATGA
- a CDS encoding ABC transporter permease: MGALRQARRRRDGLIWAWTLFVAVVIYLPVACGVFASFSKSRYFQFPVREWSLDWWQKTLDSIEIGMLVQTSVAVALCVTAVAVVLGFFGALAFARYNWRGRRLYQKIVLLPIFFPQPVLGLALLLWFNAVGLPMSWHTAIIAHLVWIVPVVTLVMAIQVYGFDATVEEAAFDLGATRLQVLREVTLPILWPGIWSGGLFAFLLSWGNFPLSLYTTGADSTVPEWLYAKMVAGYTPMVPTLGTMSTLGAVCVLGLGGLVMLIVRRRRAA, from the coding sequence ATGGGCGCCCTGCGCCAGGCCCGCCGCCGCCGCGACGGCCTGATCTGGGCCTGGACCCTGTTCGTCGCCGTGGTCATCTACCTGCCGGTCGCCTGCGGCGTCTTCGCTTCGTTCTCCAAATCGCGCTACTTCCAGTTCCCGGTGCGCGAATGGTCGCTCGACTGGTGGCAGAAGACCCTCGATTCGATCGAGATCGGCATGCTGGTGCAAACCTCCGTCGCGGTGGCGCTGTGCGTGACCGCGGTCGCCGTGGTGCTGGGCTTCTTCGGGGCGCTGGCCTTCGCCCGCTACAACTGGCGCGGCCGCCGGCTCTACCAGAAGATCGTGCTGCTGCCGATCTTCTTTCCCCAGCCGGTGCTGGGCCTCGCCCTGCTGCTGTGGTTCAACGCCGTCGGCCTGCCCATGAGCTGGCACACCGCGATCATCGCCCATCTGGTGTGGATCGTGCCGGTGGTGACGCTGGTGATGGCGATCCAGGTCTATGGCTTCGATGCGACGGTCGAGGAGGCCGCCTTCGACCTGGGCGCCACCCGCCTCCAGGTGCTGCGCGAGGTAACCTTGCCGATCCTGTGGCCGGGCATCTGGTCGGGCGGGCTGTTCGCCTTCCTGCTGTCCTGGGGCAATTTCCCGCTCTCGCTCTATACCACCGGCGCCGATTCGACCGTGCCCGAATGGCTCTACGCCAAGATGGTCGCCGGCTACACGCCCATGGTGCCCACGCTCGGCACCATGAGCACGCTGGGCGCCGTCTGCGTCCTGGGCCTGGGCGGCCTCGTCATGCTGATCGTCAGGCGGCGCCGCGCCGCCTAG
- a CDS encoding class-III pyridoxal-phosphate-dependent aminotransferase, which yields MFDYGFFKYASKAEMIEKSKTYWNPGKTQFWQDLGVDLVIDKREDYFLWDMSGHRLIDVHLNGGTYNLGHRNAELVATLKAGLDHFDMGNHHFPALARTALAEVLAGTVPFSPCHTIYGSGGGEAIDIALKTARHATKRRKIVSVIKAYHGHTGLAVCTGDDRFSKIFLADRPDEFIQVPFNDLGAMEAALAGGDVAAVIMETIPATYGFPMPAQGYLPAVKALCERFGSLYICDEVQTGLMRTGTLWGITGYGVEPDILVSAKGIGGGLYPLGVVLVSDKAGGWLNEDGFAHMSTGGGGEIGCIVALKVLEICQRPEVVANVAAASAAFDAGLADIRTRHGDFFTGIRKRGLIMGLEFDHPEGAKFVSRALYENGIWAIFSSLDPRVLQFKPGVLASPGLVTEILERFEAAMPRAKEIMQAAKKAA from the coding sequence ATGTTCGACTACGGCTTCTTCAAATACGCCTCCAAGGCGGAAATGATCGAGAAGTCCAAGACCTACTGGAACCCGGGCAAGACCCAGTTCTGGCAGGACCTGGGCGTCGACCTGGTGATCGACAAGCGCGAGGACTATTTCCTGTGGGACATGTCGGGCCACCGCCTGATCGACGTGCACCTGAACGGCGGCACCTATAACCTGGGCCATCGCAATGCCGAGCTGGTTGCCACCCTGAAGGCCGGCCTCGACCATTTCGACATGGGCAACCATCATTTCCCCGCACTCGCCCGCACCGCCCTGGCCGAGGTGCTGGCGGGTACCGTGCCCTTCTCGCCCTGCCACACCATCTATGGCTCGGGCGGTGGCGAGGCGATCGACATCGCCCTGAAGACCGCCCGCCACGCCACAAAGCGGCGCAAGATCGTCAGCGTGATCAAGGCCTATCACGGCCACACGGGTCTTGCCGTCTGCACCGGCGACGACCGCTTCTCCAAGATCTTCCTGGCCGACCGGCCGGACGAGTTCATCCAGGTGCCGTTCAACGACCTGGGCGCCATGGAAGCGGCCCTGGCGGGCGGCGACGTGGCCGCGGTGATCATGGAGACGATCCCGGCGACCTATGGCTTCCCCATGCCGGCGCAGGGCTACCTACCCGCCGTGAAGGCCTTGTGCGAGCGTTTCGGCAGCCTCTATATCTGCGACGAGGTGCAGACCGGCCTGATGCGCACCGGCACCCTGTGGGGCATCACCGGTTACGGTGTCGAGCCGGACATCCTGGTCTCGGCCAAGGGTATCGGCGGCGGGCTTTACCCGCTGGGCGTGGTGCTGGTGTCGGACAAGGCCGGCGGCTGGCTGAACGAGGACGGCTTTGCCCATATGTCGACCGGCGGCGGCGGCGAGATCGGCTGCATCGTGGCGCTGAAGGTGCTGGAGATCTGCCAGCGGCCGGAAGTGGTCGCCAATGTCGCGGCGGCCTCGGCCGCCTTCGACGCAGGGCTTGCCGATATCCGCACCCGCCACGGCGATTTCTTCACCGGCATCCGCAAGCGCGGCCTGATCATGGGCCTGGAGTTCGACCATCCCGAAGGCGCCAAGTTCGTCTCGCGCGCGCTCTACGAGAACGGCATCTGGGCGATCTTCTCCTCGCTCGACCCGCGCGTGCTGCAGTTCAAGCCCGGCGTGCTGGCCTCCCCCGGCCTGGTCACCGAGATCCTGGAGCGCTTCGAGGCGGCCATGCCCCGCGCCAAGGAGATCATGCAGGCGGCGAAGAAGGCAGCGTAA
- a CDS encoding ABC transporter ATP-binding protein: MNAVFSEKAIDAASRPRSELLLELIGVTKVFENFVAVAPTDLRVMAGEFFTIVGPSGSGKTTLLRMLAGMEVPSGGDILLRGERLNDMPANRRPTCLVFQSLALFPHKSVGQNIEFALKMKGIDAATRKARALDLMRMVRLPESYYGKNVMKCSGGERQRVALARAFAYDPEILLFDEPLSAIDYKLRKTLEKELKDLHRETGKTFLYITHSLEEAMVMSDRIGVMRAGSVVQVGTPEEIYSRPSNRFVAEFMGEVNTIDVNPIGPGLFQGVDLPGIFKAPPGAPQVPGTLVIRPEFLRLIATAGETDNHVTGTVYNEYSLGSRMQYQVRTQTKTLLVEQPRRRLPAQGMALVGWNAADAIFVTD; the protein is encoded by the coding sequence ATGAACGCGGTGTTTTCGGAAAAGGCGATCGATGCCGCGTCCCGGCCACGCAGCGAACTCCTCCTCGAACTGATCGGTGTCACCAAGGTCTTCGAGAATTTCGTCGCGGTGGCGCCGACCGACCTGCGCGTCATGGCCGGCGAATTCTTCACCATCGTCGGCCCGTCGGGCTCGGGCAAGACCACCCTGCTGCGCATGCTGGCGGGCATGGAGGTGCCCAGTGGCGGCGACATCCTGCTGCGCGGCGAACGGCTCAACGACATGCCGGCCAATCGCCGGCCGACCTGTCTGGTATTCCAGTCCCTGGCCCTGTTCCCGCACAAATCGGTCGGCCAGAACATCGAGTTCGCCCTGAAGATGAAGGGCATCGATGCCGCCACCCGCAAGGCCCGGGCGCTCGATCTGATGCGCATGGTGCGCCTGCCCGAGAGCTACTACGGCAAGAACGTGATGAAGTGTTCGGGTGGCGAGCGCCAGCGCGTGGCCCTGGCCCGGGCCTTCGCCTACGACCCGGAAATCCTGCTGTTCGACGAGCCCCTGTCGGCGATCGACTACAAGCTGCGCAAGACCCTGGAGAAGGAGTTGAAGGACCTGCACCGGGAAACCGGCAAGACCTTCCTCTACATCACCCACAGCCTGGAGGAGGCGATGGTGATGTCCGACCGGATCGGCGTGATGCGTGCCGGCTCGGTGGTCCAGGTCGGCACGCCTGAGGAAATCTACAGCCGGCCCAGCAATCGCTTCGTCGCCGAATTCATGGGCGAGGTGAACACGATCGACGTCAACCCCATCGGCCCCGGCCTGTTCCAGGGGGTCGACCTGCCGGGCATCTTCAAGGCCCCGCCCGGTGCGCCCCAGGTGCCCGGCACCCTGGTCATCCGCCCGGAGTTCCTGCGCCTGATCGCCACCGCCGGCGAGACCGACAACCACGTAACCGGTACCGTCTACAACGAGTATTCCCTGGGCTCGCGCATGCAGTACCAGGTGCGCACCCAGACCAAGACCCTGCTGGTCGAGCAGCCGCGGCGGCGCTTGCCCGCGCAGGGCATGGCGCTGGTCGGCTGGAACGCGGCCGATGCCATCTTCGTGACGGACTGA
- a CDS encoding ABC transporter substrate-binding protein: MTQFSRRDVLHLMGAGALALGGPMATSRAAFAAREKELNILCWEGYNSAQVLDPFRGSSGATVKAESLTNDPTMINRLRAGEIKVWDLINVNNPWARKVMYPEKLIKPLDKARFEPFFEKMMPDFKPPYKWAMSDDGKELLGMCQRFGPYSFVVNTDKVSRKSAEDVGWDLFNDKALEGKYGILESDDWNVFNIFVIAGMDPFKVHTAEELTLFETTAKKVFKGAKLIGDIATMNQALISGEIDLHLTGGTYSVSPARADGHPNLRGITPAKGPMGGKGGISWIEVTSTVNNPELSPRAADFLAYVQAPDVAHTVAFAEGTFNPVAQMGNPECFKLFTKEELDAIQWDSLEEEMARSIEYDIVPDYDKALDLMTAAKRARG, from the coding sequence ATGACGCAATTTTCGCGGCGCGACGTCCTTCACTTGATGGGGGCCGGCGCCCTGGCCTTGGGCGGGCCGATGGCGACATCGCGCGCGGCCTTTGCGGCGCGTGAGAAGGAACTGAACATCCTGTGCTGGGAAGGTTACAACTCGGCCCAGGTCCTCGACCCGTTCCGTGGCTCGAGCGGGGCAACGGTCAAGGCGGAATCGTTGACCAACGACCCCACGATGATCAACCGCCTGCGCGCAGGCGAGATCAAGGTCTGGGACCTGATCAACGTGAACAATCCCTGGGCGCGCAAGGTCATGTACCCGGAAAAGCTGATCAAGCCGCTGGACAAGGCCCGGTTCGAGCCGTTCTTCGAGAAGATGATGCCCGACTTCAAGCCGCCCTATAAATGGGCCATGAGCGACGACGGCAAGGAGTTGCTCGGCATGTGTCAGCGCTTCGGGCCCTACAGCTTCGTGGTGAACACCGACAAGGTCAGCCGCAAGAGCGCCGAGGATGTGGGCTGGGACCTGTTCAACGACAAGGCGCTGGAAGGCAAGTACGGCATCCTGGAATCGGACGACTGGAACGTCTTCAATATCTTCGTGATCGCCGGGATGGACCCGTTCAAGGTGCATACGGCCGAAGAGCTTACCCTGTTCGAGACCACCGCCAAGAAGGTCTTCAAGGGCGCCAAGCTGATCGGCGACATCGCCACCATGAACCAGGCGCTGATCTCGGGAGAGATCGACCTGCACCTGACCGGTGGCACCTATTCGGTCTCGCCGGCCCGGGCCGACGGGCATCCCAATCTTCGTGGCATCACGCCCGCCAAGGGCCCGATGGGGGGCAAGGGCGGCATTTCCTGGATCGAGGTCACCTCGACCGTGAACAATCCGGAACTGTCGCCCCGGGCCGCCGACTTCCTGGCCTATGTCCAGGCCCCCGATGTCGCCCACACCGTCGCCTTCGCCGAGGGCACCTTCAACCCGGTGGCCCAGATGGGCAATCCCGAGTGCTTCAAGCTGTTCACCAAGGAAGAGCTCGATGCCATCCAGTGGGACAGCCTGGAAGAGGAAATGGCCCGGTCGATCGAATACGACATCGTGCCCGACTACGACAAGGCCCTGGACCTGATGACTGCCGCCAAGCGGGCGCGGGGGTAA
- a CDS encoding ABC transporter permease, with protein sequence MAVQALAPARPRHERRLWLLSLGARCSLPVLILLLVGFAAPLLSVVGFSLASPRSFDAFTSFSIENYAAIFDPANTVWMSFAWSLAFAFFTVAVLALVCYPIAYGLVHVFGRWSGLVSIAFVFPLFISENVRLYGWVLFFIKNGVLDGSLKVLGGGGPDVLFTPGMIMFGMVYSYLPFMLFPMVLGLSLVPRDVMDAAKDLGASRFQVWREVELPLAMPGLLIGMLLTFVLAVGAVAEAKVLGGQSIIVVTHDIEIAFTYSQNWPLGSALAVILMVIIGAVTLFALSKLDLDRILGRK encoded by the coding sequence ATGGCGGTCCAGGCCCTCGCCCCCGCTCGCCCCCGCCACGAGCGCCGGCTGTGGCTGCTGTCGCTGGGTGCCCGCTGTTCGCTGCCGGTGCTGATCCTGCTGCTTGTCGGCTTTGCCGCGCCCCTGCTGTCGGTCGTCGGCTTCTCCCTGGCCAGCCCCCGCAGCTTCGATGCCTTCACCAGCTTCTCGATCGAGAACTACGCAGCGATCTTCGATCCGGCCAACACGGTGTGGATGTCCTTTGCCTGGTCCCTGGCCTTCGCCTTCTTCACCGTCGCGGTGCTGGCCCTGGTCTGCTATCCCATCGCCTATGGCCTGGTGCATGTCTTCGGCCGCTGGTCGGGCCTGGTCTCGATCGCCTTCGTCTTCCCGCTGTTCATCTCCGAGAATGTCCGCCTCTACGGCTGGGTGCTGTTCTTCATCAAGAACGGTGTGCTGGACGGCAGCCTGAAGGTCCTGGGCGGTGGCGGGCCCGATGTCCTGTTCACGCCCGGCATGATCATGTTCGGCATGGTCTACAGCTACTTGCCGTTCATGCTGTTTCCCATGGTACTGGGCCTGTCGCTGGTGCCGCGTGACGTCATGGATGCCGCCAAGGACCTGGGCGCCAGCCGCTTCCAGGTCTGGCGCGAGGTCGAACTGCCGCTGGCCATGCCGGGCCTGCTCATCGGCATGCTGCTGACCTTCGTGCTGGCGGTCGGCGCCGTGGCCGAGGCCAAGGTGCTGGGCGGCCAGTCGATCATCGTCGTCACCCACGATATCGAGATCGCCTTCACCTATTCGCAGAATTGGCCGCTGGGCTCGGCGCTGGCCGTCATCCTGATGGTCATCATCGGCGCCGTGACCTTGTTCGCGCTCTCCAAGCTCGACCTCGACCGCATCCTGGGGCGCAAGTGA
- a CDS encoding cysteine hydrolase family protein, which produces MLFARIACLGTDGRDRSLSQKKPGWNNLLLPKDALASQIVPALAPLGDEIVVTKTTDSALTGTNLRLILNNLGIVHVVCAGIFTDQCISSTVRSLADESFDVIVVEDGCAAASEALHTAELEIINMIYCHVMSADELIGYLP; this is translated from the coding sequence GTGCTGTTCGCCCGCATCGCCTGTCTGGGCACCGATGGTCGCGACCGCTCGCTCAGCCAGAAGAAGCCCGGCTGGAACAATCTGCTGCTGCCCAAGGACGCGCTTGCGTCGCAGATCGTGCCGGCACTGGCCCCCCTCGGCGACGAGATCGTGGTGACCAAGACCACCGACAGCGCCCTGACCGGCACCAACCTGCGCCTGATCCTGAACAACCTGGGCATTGTCCACGTCGTCTGCGCCGGCATCTTCACCGATCAGTGCATCTCCTCGACCGTGCGCAGCCTGGCCGACGAAAGCTTCGACGTGATCGTGGTCGAGGATGGCTGCGCCGCCGCCAGCGAGGCGCTGCACACGGCGGAACTCGAGATCATCAACATGATCTACTGCCACGTGATGAGCGCGGATGAGCTGATCGGGTATCTGCCCTGA